A section of the Prochlorococcus sp. MIT 1341 genome encodes:
- a CDS encoding AarF/ABC1/UbiB kinase family protein, with product MIAVDFFDTVNRGIRAIRIWATFLCLIIFLWWDSRPWTYCRGFSRSRREIRQQIRAKWLASELIRLGSAFIKLGQLLSARPDVLPSGWIVELAELQDKVPPFAFSQVQTLLKEELGARCLDIRDLEQHPLGAASLAQVHLAKLRNGRQVVFKVQRPGLEKLFRLDLDVMQDVAAVLQRHPTWGRGRDLIGIAKECRRVLLRELDFRQEAQFAARFRQQFLDDPQIRVPSVVWNLSTRRILCLDYLPGIKVNDRQSILELGVKPSDVAEIGAASYLQQLVRYGFFHADPHPGNLAVASDGALIYYDFGMMGSVSDRLRKRLGAMVRAAARQDATALVNELQAAGVIAVDVELGPVRRLVRLMFREILTPPFNSKLMEKLSGDIYDLVYGQPFRIPVELIFVMRALSTFEGVGRSLDPGFNLMSIAKPYFLPLMNSSSSGPNDLFNELGRQVGEIGSRAVALPRRLDESLERLEQGDLQLQIRMGESDRQFRRMVNVQQSFSQSVLLGSFAISASLLFLSNQPRFAGIPIIISIPVLFSWLKLQIKLRREARLDKKISSAR from the coding sequence ATGATTGCTGTAGATTTTTTTGATACTGTAAACCGTGGAATACGGGCTATAAGAATATGGGCAACATTTTTGTGCTTAATTATTTTTCTTTGGTGGGATAGCCGTCCTTGGACATATTGCAGGGGATTTAGTAGGTCTAGACGTGAAATACGTCAACAAATAAGAGCTAAATGGCTTGCTTCAGAGCTAATTCGGCTTGGGTCTGCATTTATTAAACTAGGCCAACTTCTATCGGCGAGACCGGATGTCCTACCTTCTGGATGGATAGTTGAGTTGGCTGAACTTCAAGATAAGGTGCCACCATTTGCTTTTAGTCAGGTTCAGACTTTGCTTAAGGAGGAATTAGGAGCGAGATGTCTAGATATTCGTGATTTGGAACAACACCCTCTAGGTGCAGCTTCGTTAGCTCAAGTTCATCTCGCCAAATTACGCAATGGTCGTCAGGTTGTTTTTAAGGTTCAAAGACCAGGCCTTGAGAAGTTATTTCGCCTTGACTTAGATGTAATGCAAGATGTTGCTGCAGTCTTGCAACGACATCCAACTTGGGGACGTGGAAGAGATTTGATTGGCATAGCTAAGGAATGTAGAAGAGTGTTACTACGAGAACTTGATTTTCGGCAGGAAGCGCAGTTTGCAGCTCGTTTTCGACAGCAATTTTTAGATGATCCGCAAATACGTGTACCTTCAGTTGTTTGGAACTTAAGTACCCGGCGTATTCTTTGTCTTGATTATTTGCCTGGCATAAAAGTTAATGATCGACAATCAATCTTGGAGCTAGGTGTAAAGCCTTCTGATGTAGCGGAGATAGGAGCAGCAAGCTACCTACAACAATTAGTTAGGTACGGTTTCTTTCATGCTGATCCCCACCCTGGAAACCTTGCTGTAGCAAGTGATGGTGCATTGATTTATTACGATTTTGGAATGATGGGCTCAGTCTCTGATCGCCTTCGCAAAAGGTTAGGGGCAATGGTTCGTGCAGCAGCTAGACAAGATGCGACTGCTCTAGTTAATGAATTGCAAGCTGCAGGTGTTATTGCTGTTGATGTTGAGTTGGGGCCTGTACGACGTTTGGTGAGACTGATGTTTCGGGAGATATTGACACCTCCATTTAATTCAAAGCTGATGGAGAAATTATCTGGCGATATTTATGACCTGGTTTATGGACAACCTTTTCGCATTCCTGTTGAGTTAATTTTCGTTATGCGTGCGTTATCTACTTTTGAAGGAGTTGGCAGGAGCCTTGATCCGGGCTTTAACCTGATGTCTATTGCCAAGCCTTATTTTCTTCCACTTATGAATTCGAGTAGCTCTGGGCCGAATGACTTGTTCAATGAATTAGGCCGTCAGGTTGGCGAAATAGGGAGTCGCGCCGTGGCTCTGCCAAGACGGCTTGATGAAAGTCTTGAAAGACTTGAACAAGGAGATTTGCAATTGCAAATTCGAATGGGTGAATCAGATAGACAATTTCGTCGCATGGTCAATGTTCAGCAGTCATTCAGTCAATCAGTTTTGCTAGGCAGCTTTGCTATCTCTGCATCGCTACTGTTTTTAAGTAACCAGCCTAGGTTTGCTGGTATACCAATCATTATTTCGATTCCAGTATTATTTAGTTGGCTAAAATTGCAGATTAAACTAAGGAGGGAGGCTCGCTTGGATAAGAAAATATCATCTGCTAGATGA
- the eno gene encoding phosphopyruvate hydratase, giving the protein MIDSLDLVIDTIFAREVLDSRGNPTVEADVLLEGGALGRAIVPSGASTGAHEAHEMRDGETRYMGKGVTKAINAIQEQISPSLCGLVAHDQATIDQAMKDLDGTTNKSNLGANAILAVSIATARACANGLGLPLYRYLGGPMASLLPVPLMNVINGGAHAENNLDFQEFMLVPHGATSFREALQMGAEVFHTLKSLLVEQGLSTAVGDEGGFAPNLTSNNAAGELLVDAIEKAGYKAGEQISLALDVASTEFFKNGKYVFGGNSYSSQEMVNELAKLTRAYPIISIEDGLAEDDWEGWEILTKELGENIQLVGDDLFVTNTERLQKGITQNIANSILIKVNQIGSLTETLEAINLATKSGYTSVISHRSGETEDTTIADLAVATRSGQIKTGSLSRSERVAKYNQLLRIEDELGSQSKYAGMTGEGPIGLA; this is encoded by the coding sequence GTGATCGATTCCCTCGACCTTGTCATTGATACCATTTTTGCCAGAGAGGTTCTTGACTCTCGAGGTAACCCAACCGTCGAAGCCGATGTCCTACTAGAAGGAGGTGCTCTTGGTAGAGCAATCGTTCCGAGCGGGGCCAGCACAGGTGCCCACGAAGCGCACGAGATGCGAGATGGTGAAACCAGATATATGGGAAAGGGAGTAACAAAAGCTATTAATGCTATTCAAGAGCAAATTTCCCCCTCGCTCTGTGGTCTGGTTGCACATGATCAAGCAACTATTGACCAAGCAATGAAAGATCTAGATGGAACTACCAACAAATCAAATCTTGGTGCTAACGCAATCCTGGCTGTAAGCATCGCAACTGCCAGAGCCTGTGCAAATGGATTGGGATTACCTCTTTATCGATATTTGGGGGGACCTATGGCATCACTACTTCCAGTTCCTTTAATGAACGTTATTAACGGTGGGGCACATGCTGAAAATAATCTTGACTTCCAAGAATTCATGCTAGTTCCACATGGTGCGACATCCTTTCGAGAAGCACTCCAAATGGGTGCTGAGGTCTTTCACACCCTGAAATCTTTACTAGTTGAACAAGGCCTATCAACTGCTGTTGGAGATGAAGGTGGCTTCGCTCCAAATTTGACCAGTAATAATGCAGCAGGAGAGCTCCTAGTAGATGCAATTGAAAAAGCAGGATATAAGGCAGGTGAACAAATATCATTGGCCTTAGATGTTGCAAGTACAGAATTCTTCAAAAATGGAAAATATGTTTTTGGAGGAAATAGCTACTCCAGTCAAGAAATGGTAAATGAATTAGCAAAATTAACTCGTGCATATCCAATTATTTCGATTGAAGATGGACTAGCTGAGGATGACTGGGAAGGCTGGGAAATACTAACTAAAGAACTGGGTGAAAATATTCAACTTGTTGGCGATGATCTATTTGTGACCAATACCGAAAGACTCCAAAAAGGAATCACACAAAATATAGCAAATTCAATTTTAATAAAGGTAAATCAAATAGGTTCTCTCACAGAAACACTGGAAGCCATAAACTTAGCAACCAAATCTGGCTATACGAGTGTTATTAGTCATCGTAGTGGTGAAACAGAAGATACAACTATTGCAGATCTTGCTGTAGCGACACGTTCAGGACAAATTAAAACTGGCTCACTAAGTAGGAGTGAAAGAGTTGCTAAATATAATCAACTTCTACGAATAGAGGATGAACTAGGAAGCCAGAGCAAATATGCAGGAATGACTGGAGAAGGTCCTATAGGCTTAGCTTAA
- a CDS encoding valine--tRNA ligase: MEKETSLPKTYDPVGTENRWQNAWEENGAFHPEANSSAEPFCVVIPPPNVTGTLHMGHAFNTALIDTIVRFQRLQGKNVLCLPGTDHASIAVQTLLEKQLKKENIDCSKLGRDFFLKRAWAWKAESGGNIVRQLRRLGYSVDWERERFTLDEGLSKAVREAFIRLHDLGLIYRGEYLVNWCPASGSAVSDLEVEMKEIDGFLWHFRYPLKEKSDHSNYIEVATTRPETLLGDTAVAVNPSDERYKHLIGKTLIVPFLNREIPLIADNHVDKEFGTGCVKVTPAHDPNDFAIGQRHQLPQINIMNKDGSMNKNAGRFAGLERFEARKAVIQALEDSNLLIEAKPHRHNVPYSERGKVPVEPLLSTQWFVRMEPIASKTRDHLEKREPNFVPKRWEKVYRNWLLDIRDWCISRQLWWGHRIPAWFVVSETKGEVTNATPYVIAHSTNEALIKAKKKFGESCVIQQDEDVLDTWFSSGLWPFSTLGWPDESNDDLSCWFPTSTLVTGFDIIFFWVARMTMLSVIFTKKIPFKDVYIHGLVRDEKNQKMSKSAGNGIDPLLLIERYGADALRFALVREVAGAGQDIRLDYDRNKDTSITVEASRNFANKLWNATRFVLLQKSHQNEDLDQIINPDDLKLSDRWILSRLATANQETCKRYQTYNLGEAAKGLYEFAWNDFCDWYLELIKKRINPDEKESLKDQKIAQKILHKVLTELLIMLNPLMPHLTEELWHSITNNSHREFLSLQAWPVLDKSYIDTTLEESFENIIGAIRVIRNLRALAELKPSLSAPVRLVTPRKEIAKILKEAKDEIKNLTRASKIEILDPEELKNNPSNKALAGVTGDLQVLLLVDGSIDLSALHSRLEKDITKAEKDIKNLSSRLNNKNFTSKAPKEIINECKAKLTEAQTQAALAKKRLSDLS, from the coding sequence ATGGAGAAAGAGACTTCACTGCCTAAAACCTATGACCCAGTAGGTACCGAAAACCGTTGGCAAAATGCCTGGGAAGAAAATGGTGCCTTTCACCCTGAAGCGAATTCATCTGCAGAACCATTTTGTGTGGTAATTCCACCTCCAAACGTGACAGGTACCCTGCACATGGGTCATGCATTCAATACAGCCTTAATAGACACGATTGTTCGCTTTCAACGTTTACAAGGGAAAAATGTACTTTGTCTTCCTGGAACAGATCACGCCTCAATTGCTGTACAAACACTTCTTGAGAAACAACTAAAAAAAGAAAACATAGATTGCTCAAAACTAGGACGGGATTTCTTCCTCAAACGTGCCTGGGCATGGAAAGCCGAAAGCGGAGGCAACATAGTTCGCCAACTTCGAAGATTGGGTTATTCCGTAGATTGGGAAAGAGAACGGTTTACCCTTGACGAAGGCCTTAGCAAAGCTGTCAGAGAAGCCTTTATTCGTTTACACGATCTAGGTTTAATCTACCGAGGAGAATATCTCGTAAATTGGTGTCCTGCTTCTGGTTCAGCAGTCAGCGACCTAGAAGTAGAAATGAAAGAGATAGATGGTTTCCTTTGGCATTTTCGCTATCCCCTTAAAGAAAAATCAGACCATTCAAATTACATTGAAGTTGCTACTACGCGTCCCGAAACCTTGCTAGGTGACACTGCCGTTGCAGTTAACCCCTCAGATGAACGCTACAAACATCTAATCGGCAAAACCTTAATCGTCCCATTTTTGAACCGTGAAATCCCTTTAATTGCAGATAATCATGTAGATAAAGAATTCGGCACGGGTTGCGTAAAAGTCACTCCCGCGCATGACCCTAACGATTTTGCAATTGGACAAAGGCACCAATTACCACAAATCAACATAATGAATAAAGATGGCAGCATGAACAAAAATGCTGGTCGCTTTGCAGGGCTAGAACGTTTTGAAGCACGTAAAGCTGTTATACAAGCTCTAGAAGATTCCAATTTACTAATCGAGGCAAAACCTCATAGACATAACGTTCCCTATTCTGAACGAGGGAAAGTTCCTGTTGAGCCACTTTTATCAACACAGTGGTTCGTACGCATGGAACCAATTGCATCTAAAACTCGAGATCATCTAGAGAAAAGAGAACCAAATTTCGTTCCAAAAAGATGGGAAAAAGTTTATCGAAACTGGCTACTCGACATAAGAGACTGGTGCATAAGTAGACAACTCTGGTGGGGGCACCGCATACCTGCATGGTTTGTTGTCAGCGAAACAAAAGGAGAGGTGACAAACGCAACCCCCTACGTAATCGCTCATTCAACAAACGAAGCCTTAATTAAAGCTAAAAAGAAATTTGGCGAATCATGTGTGATTCAACAAGATGAAGATGTTTTAGACACTTGGTTTTCAAGTGGTCTATGGCCTTTTTCAACGTTGGGCTGGCCTGACGAATCAAATGATGACCTTTCTTGCTGGTTTCCTACAAGCACACTCGTAACGGGTTTCGATATCATTTTTTTCTGGGTTGCAAGGATGACAATGTTATCTGTGATATTTACCAAGAAAATACCATTTAAAGATGTATATATTCACGGGTTAGTTAGAGATGAAAAAAACCAAAAAATGAGCAAAAGTGCTGGCAATGGAATTGATCCTTTATTATTAATAGAAAGATATGGAGCTGACGCCCTAAGATTTGCACTCGTACGGGAAGTGGCTGGTGCGGGACAAGACATAAGATTGGATTACGACCGGAACAAAGACACTTCTATAACCGTAGAAGCATCAAGAAACTTTGCTAATAAATTATGGAATGCAACAAGATTCGTACTACTACAGAAATCTCATCAAAACGAAGACCTTGATCAAATTATTAACCCAGATGATCTCAAGCTGTCAGACCGATGGATACTATCTAGACTTGCAACAGCTAACCAAGAAACTTGCAAACGATATCAAACATATAACCTTGGAGAAGCTGCAAAAGGTCTTTACGAATTTGCATGGAACGACTTCTGTGATTGGTATCTAGAATTAATTAAAAAGCGCATTAATCCCGATGAAAAAGAATCTCTTAAAGATCAGAAAATAGCCCAAAAGATACTTCATAAGGTCCTTACAGAGTTATTGATAATGCTTAATCCACTTATGCCTCATCTAACAGAAGAACTTTGGCATAGCATTACAAATAATTCTCATAGAGAATTTTTATCTCTACAAGCTTGGCCAGTACTAGACAAAAGTTATATTGACACAACCCTGGAAGAATCTTTTGAAAATATTATTGGCGCAATAAGAGTAATTAGAAATCTACGAGCACTTGCAGAATTAAAGCCCTCTCTAAGTGCTCCTGTAAGGCTGGTAACACCTCGAAAGGAAATAGCCAAGATCCTGAAAGAAGCAAAAGATGAGATCAAAAACCTTACTCGTGCTAGCAAGATTGAGATACTAGACCCTGAAGAATTAAAAAATAATCCATCAAATAAAGCTCTTGCAGGAGTAACAGGAGATCTACAAGTACTACTTCTAGTAGATGGATCTATAGATCTTTCAGCACTTCATAGTCGTTTAGAAAAAGATATCACTAAAGCTGAAAAAGATATTAAAAATCTATCTTCTAGGCTTAATAATAAGAACTTTACCTCTAAAGCTCCAAAAGAAATTATAAATGAATGCAAAGCCAAACTTACCGAGGCGCAAACTCAAGCAGCATTAGCAAAAAAACGGCTGTCTGACCTTTCTTAA
- the gloA gene encoding lactoylglutathione lyase, which translates to MRMLHTMLRVGDLERSLIFYTEVLGMSLLRRKDYPSGRFTLAFVGYGDESENTVLELTHNWDKDNYELGEGYGHIALGVDDIWSACTAIAERGGIVVRDPGPMKHGNTVIAFVEDPDGYKIELIQMNSRQAVI; encoded by the coding sequence ATGCGGATGTTGCACACGATGCTCAGAGTTGGAGACCTTGAGAGGTCTTTGATTTTTTATACCGAGGTATTGGGTATGAGCCTTTTAAGGCGTAAGGATTACCCGTCTGGACGCTTTACTCTGGCATTTGTTGGGTATGGGGATGAAAGTGAGAATACTGTGTTGGAATTAACGCACAACTGGGACAAAGATAATTATGAGCTTGGGGAAGGTTATGGGCACATTGCATTGGGAGTTGATGATATTTGGTCAGCTTGTACTGCGATAGCAGAACGAGGGGGCATTGTGGTAAGAGATCCTGGACCAATGAAACATGGAAATACTGTGATTGCATTTGTTGAGGATCCAGATGGTTACAAGATCGAACTGATTCAGATGAATTCCCGTCAGGCTGTGATCTAA
- the ligA gene encoding NAD-dependent DNA ligase LigA has protein sequence MTPRSIIERVEELRILLNNAAHAYYVLDEPLINDSVYDRLYKELIDLEGKHPELKTSDSPTQRIGGEPVERFQRVRHRVPLFSLDNVFSFEEFASWHKRLNKTLQGKINREKLSSEASMVAELKIDGNALALTYQDGILLRAATRGDGEEGEDITTNVRTISSIPLRLLIKDPPPWVEVRGEAFMPDAVFSRINLEREGRGEVLFANPRNACAGTLRQLDPQVVASRGLDFFAYTVHLSPDLNSRDDSFLNLTCQWEALSWLKRVGFKVNPHAAFIQNLDQVRAFSNKWASDRDQLPYATDGLVIKVNDFSLQSSAGFTQKAPRWAIALKFAAEEVPSKLIRITFQVGRTGAVTPIAIFEPVLLAGTSVSRATLHNADRIADLDLCSGDTVVVRKSGEIIPAVVRVLKELRPSFAKRLIIPNQCPECFSELERELGKSVTRCMNTACPAILRGVLRHWVSKSSLDVEGFGTKLIHQLVASSLVHSIADLYRLDLHALTSLDRMGPKSASNLISSLDASKKQPWHRQLYGLGIDHVGAVNAKSLAKKFQNSDQLSSAVSNNFDAVQSISGIGPEIASSLKEWFSKDSNQKILFDLKEVGFSLGKVDVLEKASAHQEDLPKPLEGRTFVLTGIMNSLNRNQAEILIEEAGGKVSSSVSSKTDYLVAGNKTGNKRIKAERLGIRIIDEIGLMDLLNPDSPISH, from the coding sequence CTGACGCCTAGATCCATTATTGAGCGCGTAGAAGAACTGCGCATTCTTTTGAATAACGCAGCTCATGCTTATTACGTTCTAGATGAGCCTCTTATCAATGATTCTGTTTATGATCGTCTTTATAAGGAGCTAATTGATTTAGAAGGAAAACACCCTGAATTAAAAACTTCTGATAGTCCAACTCAGAGAATAGGTGGAGAGCCTGTTGAGCGCTTTCAAAGAGTTAGACATCGAGTCCCCCTATTTAGTTTGGATAATGTATTTTCTTTTGAAGAATTTGCTTCTTGGCATAAACGATTAAATAAAACTCTGCAGGGAAAGATCAATAGAGAAAAATTAAGTTCAGAAGCCTCAATGGTGGCTGAATTAAAAATTGATGGCAATGCTCTTGCTTTGACATATCAAGATGGGATTTTGCTTAGAGCAGCAACTAGAGGAGACGGAGAGGAGGGAGAAGATATTACTACTAATGTTAGAACTATTTCTTCGATTCCACTTCGTTTACTGATAAAAGACCCTCCTCCATGGGTAGAAGTGCGAGGCGAAGCTTTTATGCCAGATGCAGTTTTTTCAAGGATAAATCTTGAACGTGAAGGACGTGGAGAGGTGCTTTTTGCAAATCCGCGCAATGCCTGTGCAGGCACTTTGCGACAGTTAGACCCTCAGGTAGTTGCTTCAAGAGGTCTTGATTTTTTTGCATATACAGTTCATTTATCTCCAGATTTGAATTCTCGAGATGATTCTTTTCTCAATCTTACTTGCCAGTGGGAGGCGTTGAGCTGGTTAAAAAGAGTTGGTTTTAAAGTTAATCCTCATGCTGCTTTTATTCAAAACCTTGATCAGGTTAGAGCGTTTTCAAATAAGTGGGCTTCTGATAGGGATCAACTGCCATATGCAACTGATGGCCTTGTAATTAAAGTGAATGATTTTTCATTGCAATCAAGTGCTGGTTTTACTCAGAAGGCACCACGTTGGGCTATTGCATTGAAGTTTGCGGCAGAAGAAGTACCAAGTAAATTGATAAGAATTACTTTTCAAGTAGGAAGGACAGGTGCTGTTACTCCCATAGCAATATTTGAACCAGTTTTATTGGCGGGCACTTCTGTAAGTCGAGCAACATTGCATAATGCAGACCGTATTGCGGATTTAGATCTTTGTAGTGGTGATACAGTTGTTGTTAGAAAGTCTGGAGAGATTATTCCAGCGGTTGTTCGTGTTTTAAAAGAACTTCGGCCATCATTTGCCAAGAGATTGATAATACCTAATCAATGTCCTGAGTGTTTCTCAGAATTAGAAAGGGAGTTGGGGAAATCGGTTACTCGTTGTATGAATACTGCTTGCCCAGCAATTTTGCGTGGCGTCTTGCGGCATTGGGTGAGTAAGTCCTCGTTAGATGTTGAAGGCTTTGGGACTAAGCTTATTCATCAGTTAGTGGCATCATCTTTAGTTCATTCCATCGCTGATCTTTATAGGCTGGATCTTCATGCATTAACAAGTTTGGACCGTATGGGACCAAAGTCTGCTTCGAATTTGATTTCTTCTCTTGATGCATCTAAGAAGCAGCCTTGGCATAGACAGTTATATGGATTAGGAATTGATCATGTTGGGGCCGTGAATGCAAAGTCTTTGGCTAAAAAGTTTCAAAATTCTGATCAGTTGTCAAGTGCTGTAAGTAATAACTTTGATGCAGTTCAATCAATTAGTGGGATTGGCCCCGAGATCGCTTCTTCTCTAAAAGAATGGTTTTCTAAGGACTCTAATCAAAAGATTTTGTTTGATTTAAAAGAGGTAGGTTTTTCTCTTGGGAAGGTAGATGTTTTAGAAAAGGCCTCAGCTCATCAAGAAGATCTTCCTAAGCCTTTAGAAGGAAGAACTTTTGTACTCACCGGTATCATGAACTCTCTGAATCGGAACCAGGCTGAGATCTTGATAGAGGAAGCAGGAGGGAAAGTAAGTTCTTCTGTTAGTAGTAAAACGGATTATTTAGTGGCTGGAAATAAAACTGGCAATAAGCGCATCAAGGCAGAGAGACTAGGAATTAGAATTATTGATGAAATAGGTTTAATGGATCTACTAAACCCTGACAGCCCAATCTCACACTAG
- a CDS encoding SprT family zinc-dependent metalloprotease — protein sequence MPLIPLLPIFHRLSKKHFNGALVKQSKPIIDIRWSDGRLRKTAGFYRRKHFSDGRQNCEIVLSQPLLGPLPQSAIESTLCHEMIHAWIDLILKINEGHGPHFRARMAAINATEKNFQVSVCHKFPVPSTKHKWIAICPSCGMQSPYLRRVPTAACKYCCNKHHGGKWNPRFLLTFQAINHET from the coding sequence ATGCCCCTAATCCCTTTGCTACCAATCTTTCATAGACTGAGCAAAAAGCACTTTAATGGGGCTCTAGTCAAGCAGTCAAAGCCAATCATCGATATACGTTGGAGTGACGGGCGATTGCGTAAGACCGCAGGGTTTTACAGAAGAAAGCACTTTTCAGATGGCAGACAAAACTGCGAAATAGTTCTATCTCAACCATTGCTTGGACCACTTCCTCAAAGCGCTATTGAAAGTACCCTATGCCACGAAATGATCCATGCATGGATTGATTTAATTCTAAAGATCAATGAAGGTCATGGACCCCATTTTCGGGCTCGTATGGCAGCAATTAATGCAACGGAAAAAAACTTCCAAGTAAGTGTTTGTCACAAATTTCCAGTACCCAGCACAAAGCATAAATGGATAGCTATCTGTCCCTCCTGTGGAATGCAGTCCCCTTATCTACGCCGTGTCCCCACTGCTGCATGCAAATACTGTTGTAACAAACATCATGGAGGGAAATGGAATCCAAGATTTCTTCTAACCTTTCAAGCAATAAACCATGAGACATGA
- a CDS encoding RNA recognition motif-containing protein, giving the protein MTLTNTQPPEVLHKGVREAIVDQLRACKTKEQVLSFEERFNCETNAGPLYSWICDFLHDRTISPALGAKWLRTILEDRENQLQSSAKHGARKY; this is encoded by the coding sequence ATGACCCTTACAAATACCCAGCCTCCAGAAGTGCTGCACAAGGGGGTGCGAGAAGCGATTGTTGATCAGTTGCGAGCTTGCAAGACTAAGGAACAGGTACTTTCATTTGAAGAAAGGTTTAATTGTGAAACAAATGCTGGGCCTTTGTATTCATGGATTTGTGATTTTCTACACGACCGAACAATTTCCCCAGCTCTAGGGGCAAAATGGTTGAGAACAATTCTTGAAGACCGAGAGAATCAACTTCAATCTTCTGCCAAGCATGGAGCTAGAAAATACTGA
- a CDS encoding RNA helicase, protein MNRNSHPRQRSRDPLDRRVDQWLETGRQFVDGVAGTKPGQRKYGRSERRSESNLTTVGRWVGNKLDWFLEEEEDWLEELGVNNQNEASKTKRPLDAISRRMTPMLPPRPQQKDDWPNENIFKVNRWERNESLRDQAQTPKNKNHVQTHEKRSLPKSNRRRR, encoded by the coding sequence ATGAATAGAAACTCGCATCCACGTCAAAGATCACGAGACCCCTTAGATCGCAGAGTTGATCAATGGCTGGAGACAGGCCGTCAATTTGTGGATGGTGTAGCAGGAACCAAGCCTGGTCAGCGAAAATACGGTCGTTCTGAAAGGCGCTCAGAATCCAACCTAACAACAGTAGGACGCTGGGTGGGCAACAAGTTGGACTGGTTCCTTGAAGAAGAAGAAGATTGGCTAGAAGAGCTAGGCGTTAATAATCAAAACGAAGCGTCAAAAACGAAAAGGCCCTTAGACGCAATCTCTAGAAGAATGACCCCTATGCTGCCCCCGAGACCTCAACAAAAAGACGACTGGCCAAACGAAAATATTTTTAAAGTCAATCGCTGGGAAAGAAACGAATCCTTGAGAGATCAAGCTCAAACGCCCAAAAACAAAAACCATGTCCAAACACATGAGAAACGCTCTCTCCCAAAATCAAACCGAAGACGAAGATAA
- a CDS encoding TVP38/TMEM64 family protein, with protein MNPIENILPFLQTPLGTLLFIPLYALWVSILLPGIWASMLAGALYGTWIGSCIVFIGACIGAFISFLLGRTLLRNWAQQKLSKNAKLLVIEKAVNKEGLKLILLTRLSPIFPFSLLNLAYGLSKISIKDYSIGLIGILPGTILFCNLGSLAGTLSNFNEILENNENSFSLLLKVIGIFATLAIIILISRTSTKILQELDSLD; from the coding sequence ATGAATCCAATAGAGAATATCCTGCCATTCTTGCAAACTCCTTTAGGAACTTTATTATTTATCCCCTTATATGCGCTTTGGGTCTCCATTCTTCTACCAGGAATTTGGGCATCAATGCTTGCAGGTGCGTTGTATGGGACATGGATAGGAAGCTGCATAGTATTTATAGGAGCATGTATTGGGGCTTTTATCAGTTTCCTTCTAGGGAGAACTCTCCTCAGAAACTGGGCTCAGCAAAAATTATCTAAAAATGCCAAATTACTAGTGATTGAGAAAGCAGTAAATAAAGAAGGTTTAAAACTAATTTTGCTAACTCGTTTATCCCCAATCTTCCCATTTAGCCTATTGAATTTAGCGTATGGACTAAGCAAGATTAGTATTAAGGACTATTCGATTGGGTTAATAGGAATACTTCCAGGTACAATATTATTTTGCAATCTTGGTTCTCTTGCTGGGACTCTTAGTAATTTCAATGAAATATTAGAAAATAATGAAAATAGTTTCAGTTTATTGTTAAAAGTCATTGGTATTTTCGCCACCCTAGCTATTATTATTTTAATTAGTCGCACTTCAACCAAAATACTTCAAGAGTTAGATTCACTAGATTGA
- a CDS encoding protein phosphatase — MSSIDASLKTNLQGKLFDLALLELVKNYRESFEPLWSTDSWVKFLILLALKSGLSGEQESLEFFAESIGHRVTSKMRRVFFERTLEEQGLLLMADPSEAQVLIMPTAAETEITEQLASDALRLVGLADRTVADPTLWESHDSLLAIPWKFPYKKS, encoded by the coding sequence ATGTCCTCCATCGACGCCTCTCTAAAAACTAACCTCCAAGGAAAGCTTTTTGATTTAGCCTTATTAGAGTTAGTAAAGAATTATCGCGAAAGCTTCGAACCTCTCTGGAGTACAGATAGTTGGGTGAAATTCCTTATCTTGCTTGCGCTGAAATCTGGCTTATCGGGAGAACAAGAATCTCTAGAATTTTTTGCAGAATCAATAGGACATAGGGTGACGTCAAAAATGCGACGTGTTTTTTTCGAAAGAACACTTGAAGAACAAGGGCTGCTATTGATGGCAGATCCCTCCGAAGCACAGGTCTTAATAATGCCCACTGCCGCTGAAACAGAAATCACTGAACAGCTAGCATCAGATGCACTTAGGCTAGTTGGGCTTGCAGACAGAACTGTTGCTGATCCCACACTTTGGGAAAGTCATGACTCTTTGCTCGCAATCCCTTGGAAATTCCCTTATAAAAAAAGCTGA